The following nucleotide sequence is from Anguilla rostrata isolate EN2019 chromosome 3, ASM1855537v3, whole genome shotgun sequence.
AGGAAGACCATTGAGTCACATGACCTACAGGCGTGTCCAGATACCTGAGACAGTGCGTGATGGAGGTGTTCTGCTCGACATCCACAGAGAGGTCCAAGAAGTCCTCATCTTTGCTGCTCACCtgggagaagaaaaacaggagTGCATACAAATCATACTGCCACTGACAGGGTGGCACAGGTAGAACAGATGCGTCTCTAGACTGCATCCTACTCTTCCCTTAATTCTACAGGCTTTCTTACCGCTTCGCAGTTGAGACAGCGCGTCTCATTGGTTAACGTGCCCTGGAAGATCTCGTGGACCCAGGTCTGCTGAGTCTTCTCAGCTTCCTCTCCCTCCGCTgcactccctcctcctcctcctcctcctccaccaccactgcCGCCGCCACctccaccgccaccgccaccacctcctcctcctcctccccctccaccgcctcctccacccccattcTGCACCAGCTTGCCGTTCTGCTGGCGCTCCTGgcccttctcctcctgcagcaggtcGGCAATGGTGTTGAGCAGGTAGTTGAGGAACTCGTGAGCATCCTGCTGCATGTAGTTATCAAACAGTTCTGGAGATGGAGCATTCAGGGTGGAAGACAGGAGGAAACAAGAGAAGAATGTCACAAGATGTTTGTTTGGAGTTTCCCACTCAAGCCCAAGCAGCTACTTGCGGGctttacatgtaaaaccaagAAATGTTGGCTTCATAAGTATTACTTTGATTTTACTCCTGTTAAAAAGCTTTTTATGTGGCTTAGACAAAGTGAAAGTTACTGcgcaacacaaaaaataaattacctgCCAATGGTCACCAATAATCCCTAAAAGTGTCAGGTTTGTAATTCAtccaataaaatgcaaatacttTGAGAACTTTGAGTCTCTGCCATTACGTTCAAGGAtatcatacatttaaaaaaaggtttcaaaacAGCATGCACTTTAGATGTTGGCAGAACAAAGTAATAAACTCGGCCCAGTTGCTGTATGCCATAAATCCACATGAAAAAGTACACGCTTGGCTAATTCTGTTGTAAGCAAAAAAATGATGACAAAGAGTGGGGCAAGGCCACCAAAGTGACGAAGCTAACAGTAGCTAAACACTGCACGCTTTGGGGGCCGACTTGCACAAGGATGGCTAtgccaattaaaaaattatgttttaatagTAGAGATATACAATATTTACAGTTCATAAATAGTGGGCTATCAATGTGGTCCAATTCAAGTATTTATTCAAACATGTATGCCATTTTAACTTGCCTCTGTATTACCCATgtgaatgacatttttaaatcaactaCATCAGTATTGCATACAACACCATTGTGGTTTTAATTCCATGGCCAATAGGACTGCCCTATTTATTCCACCTTTTTCTCTGGGAAAAATGCTGCATAAGTAAAACTACATAGAAAAAGTACACAAGTATGAATCCAGGATTCAGTGggacacacattttcattgagATTCTACTCCAAATGTGCATCtatcacacaccccccccccccatttcattcACCCAGGATGCATGTgtagagggggggaaaaagtgcTAGGCTTTGAAATTTGAGTTAAGTACACGTGCATCTCAAACCAGAATTGGGTCCTAAATCCCAGGCTTTACCTCCTTCCAAAAATAAGTCCTTTCCCTTCTTTGTGTCCAGCGtggaacaaaaaaagcacatgaaCAACTGCCAATCACCCTCTGAGCTCCGCCCTCTCTCTGTAGTTCACTCCCGGAAAACTCACCGTTTTCCTTCCTCAGCCTCGAGATGAACTTCTTGGGTGGGATGACGCCCACCTTCTTCTTCTGTGTGGCGATGCTGTTGAAGAGGTCGGCCAGGCAGGTGAGCAAGCTCTCTTTACGCCGAGGCTGGACCTTGTAGGCCAGCACCTTCTCCCGAAACGGCCGACAAAAGTACAGGGCCTGCAGCACTGAATTGCAGTAGCAGGTGTTTCCAAACTAGGGTTTGGTGCGTgcaagagacagacaaacacaggaagAGAAAAGACGTCAACTTTTACTGAGGTTCGGAAActaacacagaaacaaaggaaagggcaaaaaatgtcagttaaaaaaaaatgttcaaatactTTACACATGGTACTGCAGGTACTGATTTTAAATGCGTAACacaagcaacaaacaaaaattcagtGTTGGCTCTGCCCTCTGCCCCAAAATGTGATTCTGTTCTGATTCTGGCATGAAGCAGGGCTTACAGAAACAACACTGAACATCTGCATTCATTCTACGCCACCATTTAATTCCATTTAATGCAATGCTGATTTATGATAATTATATGTACAATGCACGTACAGATGTCACTGTGTAAGAGCCAAAGCTGCATATGAGACTGCACAGGAAATCTTATAGCTCCTACAGTTTCACTCAACCCCACTGCTAGAAATGACTTCTGGTGAGACTTGTGCTTCAGCAGGCtatatgaattaattttttttaaataacaacaaaacaccTGAGGTTACATCAACATCACAATGAAATATTGCTCAAGAGTTAATTAGGGGACATTTTTAAAGACTTCAAAGCAGAAATTATTCATCAAAAATGccatttattaaaattcataCAGTTGATTTCAAGGCACACAATGTCATATTCAGTCACAAATGAAGTACACCAATAACAGAGATCAGGCGTCTAGTGGTTCCACTACATGCCATAAAAATGTGAGGCTAGATAAATGGGAGAGCAGTGCCGGGGGCCTCTTACATTGACCAATCCAAAGTAGTGTTCATTTACGGGAAACTGTTCCGGTCCAATCTCCTTCTCCAAAGCAGAGGCATTGGCGCCCTAAAACAGAAGTAAATGCACATTACTGCTTAACTGATCTTATTTGTCACAGTTCACTGTCACCACGTTGACGTTAAACGGAAACACTCCCAGTGCAGTATAGCGCAAACCTAGTTAACATACTGGGACACTGTGGCTCCTGAGAACAAAAGGCACCCATTCCTGGAATAGCACTGCAGCTCAGGCTATTGTCCAGAACAGAGAGAGTTTTGATTATTTTCATCAACTGCTAATACAGCAAACTTTCAAAAAGCAGATCCTACATGCATAATTCTTAAAGACTGCTTACTGGCAGCACATTTTCAGGCTGTAGTGACCGATGACCTTAATTAACTGAAGGACTATTGGATTTTAGAGGAGTTTCTCATTTCATATACAATACTGCACTCACTGTACAAATGATGGAAAAGTACAAGATTTTTACCGCATAAACTGATGGCAGTTGCTCACAGCTGTCCCAGTTTGGTAAAGCAGCAACCCTAGTGAGTGTGGACTAGCGAGCCAATTAATCGGCAGTATACGAAGTGATGAAAGAGGAAGCAATGCTCCACCACTGAACTGGTCCACTTTGATAGCGTTTAGTGACCCATGACTTACAAATATTGGGAAAAGGTGTGAGATgttactgaactgaactgaaggtACAGAATAAACAactttgctaaattaaaaataagccTGGACACCACATCACTTTGATCAGCCTGTCAaatttcatgtgtgtttttgtttcaatgtttttcagtttggcAACTGAATAAACCGGTTTCATGAGTTTCTTCACTCTTCACTTCACTGTGAACGTTGGAGTACAGCCATTTTAATTCTAGCAACAGCATTGATCATCTACAACACTGCTAATATTCATCATTACAGAATTCTGCTCatatttgcattattaaaagcaTGACATGTCTTATGTCGTCTTATTCTATTGAAAAACCTACATAATGTACTATAATACAAAATTAAGAAGAGACATTTGAACAGTGCGTTTGCCTTCTCCGGGGCAATACTACATATCTGCACTTAGATAGCAGCCAAGCTGACTGAGTAAACAGGGCACTGATAATTTTGTTCCACTGTTAAGGAATGGACCATTGCGTCACTGCTGATTACACTAAGGACAGTGTACATTAAAGCAGTTAACACACTATTCATAAGTTTTAAAATTCAGACACACTTAAACCTAATTCAGAACAAGTGCAAATACAGTCACATACAGTCTGTAGCCACATCTTATTCACAACTCAATTTATTTGATACAACCAAATTATCACCTCCATGGTTATTATAAAACCATGCAATCCTCTTTCTCACTGTACAGGCCATCATCTTGGAGAAAGCTTCACTCGCATAGGCAATATTCATGCCAAAGGTGGCTGTGTCACATAACATGAAATTTACTTCACatgcagagggggcaaaggcaGTCTGTGACATTCAACCAATTGGTATAAGGCCACGTGAGGGAGATTTGTATTAGCGAGTTAAGGATGATACCACGTGAAAATAATTACTGAGGTATGAAGAAAGAAGCAGAACTGGAAATTTTGTCGTTTTGAGTATGATATGAAGGGATGAAGGGACTTTAGGGATGAGGAATTTTCTGATTTAGGCAACTTAACCTGACAATACTTTGATAACTCTGCTTTTATTAGTATGCCAAATGTCCTAAAAGGGACATTAAGCTAGTTAATTGTCTATTGCAAAACTGCAACCAACATTACATTAGCAAACACTGGTTATAATGAATACATTAACAGTCAGGagactatatacagtatatccaaaACAAACTAATCCATTCATGCTCCCACTCTTGCTTGCAACCAGAAATCTTGTGAGATTTAAGCAACCAACGTTAAACTTTCAGATTAATTTCATTACTACTGCACGCATATTGTGGCAAGTTACAGGTTTGTGGGTATACCACCCACCTATACTCTTCAGGATGACAGGGTGTATGAATAAGACAGCTGTCCTTTGGtatttttttcacactgaattatggaaatatatttggTTGGCATGTATCTTTCAACATCTGCAATAAATTAACTACTGTAGCATCTGATATTTGTTTTGATCAATACTGTAGCTAGTATGATTACAGGTTAATCACTTTACAGCAGAAATGAGTAAATGCATACCAAGGACATATTCCTCAAAGTCTTATCCATCTAGCTCTTTAATTTAGTTACGTGATAAAaaatgaaggtgtgtgtgtgtgttcagcccGGATATTGTGAAACTATATTTTCTTGtcaattttgctttgttttgataTTGATCGTTCAATTACAGATCTATTTTGACAAGTAATGATCAATGAACATAGCAAGCTGTGCTTCCGATTGTGCATAACTTTTGGTGTTACGAAACGTACATGGTGGGTTACAGTATCAACGTTATCTGCCTGGTAGCAAGCAACACCGCTCCAAGAGACACTGCCTGGAAATAAGTCCAGAGCACATTAAGCAATTGCTAACGTTACAAAACAATGACGCATGTATCTAGTTCCGAAGCTTGTAGATTTATGAGACATGTAGACCTAGTTAATGATAGCTATACTATAGAAACCTATGACACTTTAGCTTGCAAAGGCAATTTGTACCGACTGtagcttactagctagctaattagctgaAAACTACCATTTGCCAACAGGCTCATGCTCCAATCTACAGCTATAtgctagttggctagctagtaAACAAACGTACGCAGTTAGCTTCCCATCTAGCTACCAATTAATATCCAACAACGAAACGTCAGCATAACCAGAAAACTTTAAATTGTGCGTAATTAGAAAAATCACGCTGATTATTACAGTGATCGGAGTAGCTTGCATAGCCAAGATGTTGCTCGCTAGCTAATAATGATTCCTGGCTAGCTAAGCTGATCGCCCCTGCCTCGCCCACACATTAGTCATTGCTAACCAGATATATTAGCAAGTAATAAGACCAGTCGAACCTTTATAGTAAATACCTCATTGCAACCACATTCTTcgtttaaaaaatcagtttatgTTTACAAGACAGCTAGCCAGCGAAACGGCGAAAATGTTAGCTAGCGCGCTAACTTCCTGGAAAACATGTCCCGCAGTCCATCTGAACGTAAGCTGGGGGCTGGAACTGACATGGCTAACTATCTTGTAGCCGCAATGGAAAGGGCAGCGCCAACTTCACTGCGGCAGAAAGTAACGTTCTAATAAGAAAAAACATGCCTTACCATCGTACAAATCGAGGCGATCTTTCGGACTGTCATCAGTATTTCCATCCGTCTGCCGCCATATTGGACCGAACCCCAACTTAAAGCACTGACAGCCGCGGCGGCTAGAGTTCCTGGGAAACCTTTTGCCCGTCCAACCCTAAATAAAACGAGGGAGTGTCACTGAGGTAGGCGTCCGACGCAACCTGCAGTATTTTTCATAGGCCCTTCCCCTGAGAGcggccattttttaaaatcaaaacgaGGCTATAACTACAGTTAGAAACGCATACGTATGCAAAAAATCATGCATTGTGCCACTTGAGATGAATTGTAGGAACAGATGATggtattttttcattgaaatggcTGCTTTGCAGGACTTAGAACAGTTTTGTGTAAACACTTCTACTGCCATAGCTTACAGAATTTGTTTTGAATACACGCAACATTGCCTTGATCTGGTATCCAACTGTGCTTTTGCGTGTGCAGGTGATGAGCGTCAGTAAACAAAAGCCAGCTATTTAGGCTAAACCAGGTGAGGTTCTGTCATAACAGCTAACTTGATATGATAGCCCTATGATATAAATTCATTGATACACTCCTAGTGGTTAAAGCTTGTTGTTTTGATACTGTTTCTTCTCTATCTCCTTGTTACCCTTTTATTCTAGACCAATCCCATTGACAAAATCATTTGATTGATATCAGTAAAATTGACAGAATTGTCCAGGGTCCCAGGCTTCAAAAAAGTAGCCTCCAATCACACTGCTCAGTCTTCACTCAACTGTTCAACTTTGCCTCTGAAAGCTCACCTAACAGCAGGACAGAACACATCTGGGCTCAAGTTATTTTGTAAAGTTACATTACGCTGTTTTTGCTGGGTTTAGGACTCGGAAAGTTTAATCTGAGATTCCTACAGATTTAATGTGCTTGACCTTTTACAGTCAGTTTCCTTTTTCAGACCAACAATGCCATAAAGGTGACCACAAACGGCAATTGAATAGTTTTGTCATGTAGGTTGCCATGTGAACTATTTTGTATTTATGACAAGTTTCCATGCAGGGGCAGTGTTGAAAAGTATACCTGGtcaaaatgaaatactgtgCACATGTGCTCAGTTTTCTTCAGATATTGCAGCATGTAATACAGAATGGAAAAATTGTGCTTCACTGCTttttaactgaaactgaaaGCACAAGAGGTCCTGTCAGATCGGTTAAGACTTTTTCTTAACAGTttctagattttttaaatatggtcAACAGAACCAACACAAATATAATGGTCACATTTAATCAGATGTAATCTGGAATATTTATCATTAATAATGCTAAAATATGTCAGAgatattatttatcattacaGATGATCAAAACTGTTTTCCACAAGTCCATAGCATGGCCACAGTCATTCATTTATTCCTCTCATGTTTGATATGTTCTTCAGCCCTACACTGTTAGGTACTGATATCTGTTCAAGGTTCTAGGGCAGTAGTGATGTCCAGCCATGCCCAATATGGTAACACTCTATGGTTCTCGCTTTCAAAAGTGCACaactccagtcttggagggccagtgtgtagGTCTTGTTCCAACAAGTTGTAACAGCTAAGCTTTCAAAATTGTTGTATACTGATTGCTTGTTCCTTTGTGTtggacaacaaaaaacacagttttacagCAATAGTGTATGATTTGTCGAAAATGCCAgatcaaataaatgattgagctaattaaataattaagcagAGAAGATGGCTTTGAAGTCCCAAAATGGATTGGCCCTTGAGCACATCTGCCTTAGACGCACATGTCATTTTTCTACACCAAGCCTTAttcattgtatttgtattaataaAAGTCATCAGATTGAAAGTCTTGCAACCTGTGTATATTTTCTCTCAGTTTGttttatcattacatttttaatgttgaaGAGCTAATTTAAAGGCACATGaatcaatttaaaattaattataattttccCTGTTAAAAATAGCGCATGCTTACACATTCTGGATTTTTAATGGATAATTGATAATGCATAGGCTACAGAGAAatgtatgttgaaaatgcatttggttcaaaatatgtttccatGAGCTGTAGCCTTTGTGTTGCTATTTTACTTTCAactattcatttaaattgtgcaACAATTGTATTAATTCAGTTCACAATATCTATTGTGGGAGATAGATTGgtctggtttatttatttatttatttattcagttgggGTTTCACATTTTTCTAACGATTTATACTATAACCTATATTCATAAAAAGTCGTTTTGTCctcattaaaaaatatctgaCAACGAGCTGTAGGCTACTATAGGCTTACTATTTACTATCTCTCTTTAGTTGTGTTATCAGCGGAACAGGGCTGTGCGGGCTGTGTACTTATCAGAAATCTCCCCCCCACGCTGGTTTACGCACGCCCCAGCATCATTCTTCAGTGCGTCTGTCGCCTTGTCCTCTTTCCACGGAGTAAGGCGGTTGTAATATGCAACAAGACGTATGTTTTTGACTTTTAGTTTGTTGAACGTTTGCGGTCCGCCCTTATGGTTAAATGTTATAAACGAGTAACGACAACATGCGGTGTCCTTAATTTTAGGCGCTTTTTCAGGGCAAACACTGTCAGTTGACATTTTTCTTGTTAGAAGAGGACATTGCACTAGGATCATAATGGACGAAACGCAGAAACCCGCCGAAGTAGGCTATTCTGAAATTCGTACCAAGGGACTTGGACTGAAATGTGCGAGCCGAATCTCAACACAGTACAGTTAAGGATAGCTTGCTAAATGCGTCTTCTCGTCGACTCTCCAAGAACAATGAGCAGCGGCTCAAGCAACTTTTTACTTGTCCCTATACCGGAGTATCCCGTTCTGGACTGCGTGCCCAACAAAAACGTTAAACTTGTTGTTCTGGGTGCTAGTAACGTTGGGAAAACAGGTAAGATTTAATAAGAAATATCCGAATGCGTAGCATATTTACTTAGCAAATACCCTGGGTGGAATGTATCTATGTGCAGTTATTCAAGGTTCACTCTACAACTTGGCTGCCCCTTAGTGATCTCTGCCAAAATTAGAATATTTGAGCGAGTACTTCGGCACCCTGTTCAGGATAAGCGTAATGTAGTATTGGCGTAATAATGAACACTTTActgatttaaattatttgatatCACTTCCACAAATTACAAAACGAGGATGTCGCCGTACGTCAGTATAATGATTAATAGTTAACCGTTAAAATGTCTAGAACTAGCGGATATTCCTGGGGGTCCTTAACAGTTGCATAATAATAGCGTATGCCTACCGTAATACCGGCGTTTCTGTAGCAGAGTACAAGTGGTAGAGAAAATTATGATCGTTAAGATTAGTGTTAGTCATCACATGTAGGCTACcgattcagaaaaaaactgcatttcattcAAAACGAGAGAAATTCGCATGGCCACTAGAGAGCACTATATAAATCACATCAAACACAAATGGTCTGTGTTTTTGacgaatgtatttttaatgtgcatgtaaaatgaagttattttttcgatatttcCAGCTTTGATTGTGAGATTTCTGACCAAGAGATTCATTGGTGACTATGAAGCAAATACAGGTGGgttctcatttaattttttatctcgttgaattaatttattttttcattttcaacacgTGAGGACAtttgtctctttcttttctctcataTCAGGAGCCCTGTATTCAAGAAAAATTAATCTAGATGGAGAGCAGGTATCCTTACAGATTCAGGACACTCCTTGTGTTGCACTACAGGTAAATTAATCCAGGAAGTACACAGACAAGGGAAAGACTTGATACAACATTCCTGGTTCTCACTTATaccaaaatgttaaaatgactgACTGTATCTTTTTTGCTTTCATCATTAAGTTTCCATATcttctgagaattttttttatttctcaatgTTTTCCTCAAAGGCTTGGTCAGTAAATGCAGCATGTAGACATTGGTGATAAGAGTGTGCTGCTTCATAATCTCTGTatggggttaaaaaaagaacaaccaaAGGCTGGACAACAACTGAAATGGGCTCTTGCTGGAATGTGTTTGAGTTATGCTATGTTTTGGTATGGAATTTTTGGATGgaatgaaaacagatttttcttttgtttggcccatttattattattattattattattattattattattatgatgtaaCCACAACCATATGTCTAACAAAATACCAGAAAAATACCACTCAATTTACTgataaaaatagttttgataTTGCAATCATATAGTGGTTTCACAGCTGTCTTCTTGAAGTGGATATTGCATGTTTTGGAATTActtgaaacatattttcttgCCTTAAACTGCAGTGCGCGAATGCCCCCGTACCCACCATTGTAAATGCGGCTGGTTGTCATAAACTTGTGTCAGATATATACTTAACTGATATACTTAATTGTCGTGGTCAgttgaaaacatacactgatactggaattatattttttaaaaatccagaaagaaaaatatcactTTAAGCTTATTGCcaggctctctctctgggaCAGGATGATGCAGAGGGCCTGTACTGTCAGGAGCAGATCAACCGCTCAATCTACTGGGCAGATGGCTATGTGCTGGTCTTCTCCATCACGGACCACAGCAGCTACCGTACCATCCAGCCATTGTACCAGCACGTGCGCCGCATCCATCCCAGCGGCAACATTCCCATCATACTGGTGGGCAACAAGAGCGACCTCCTGCGGGCACGGCAAGTTCCAGCCGGCGAGGGGGAGGCGCTGGCCACCGAGCTGGGCGGGGCCTACTTTGAGGCTTCCGCGCGGGAGAATCACGAGGGGGTGCACGCCGCCTTCCTGCACCTGTGCCAGGAAGTGAGTCGAGCGCTGGGCGGCAGCAACGGGGAAAAGAGGCGGGCCGGGCTCCATCTGGCCCGGCCCAAATCACCCAacatgcaggagctgaagaggaggTTCAGGCAGGTCCTCTCCTCTAAGGTCAAATCCTCCACCACCCTGTGACGTTACCTCCAGGTGGGAGAGGAGCTGCTTTGAGAAAACTGGATTCAGAGAAACCTGAGGGGGCAAACGGTATGTGTCACTGGGCCACGCCTGTCGCTGTATGTGCAGGTCTAATGAGGAATCTGTCTGGAAGTGCAGACAAGTGAGAACAACTGTCTGGAGAGACAGATAGGCAATGGTCTGAcagacagtttttttccagtggTCCATACACACCAATGTATTTCTGGATTGGGAGCTACTGCCTTCATTATTCAGTATAATTTTAGTTCATCTCTCCAACTCCCTGGGACACAGAGAAAGTCAGTATCTCCTCCCTTCCCCATATGGAGTTTTGGTTTATTTCTTAATGAACTGCCATATATTTTTGATTCAGGTTAAGTAAAGAATTAGAAGCAGACAAGAACTCACACTCAAACTACAGGATATGCTATTAATGTAGTCTCAAAGGGACTCTTTAGAAGGGAAAGTATCATGCACAGTTTAATGCTCCCAAGTGCATTTTTTTGGCTACAAGACAAAGACAACATTTTGACCAAGTATGTCCTCATCACATTGAAACTTTACTTAAGCATATCTCTGACCTCATTTTAATGACAACTAGAACAACATGTAGTGCCTAATATGGACAAACATTAaactgtgaaaaacagaaataattaaacttTTGTCATTCAGTAAACCACAATTTGGTTCTATAGATtgaataatttctcattttggcATGTGCTTTTAAGTTAGGAATGTTGTATCAATGTGTATAAACCACAGAAGGAGATCCATTAGAAAATGATCAATTATAGTACTTTTGTCAATTATAATTCACagtaaatatacaatatacatgtatacagtgCAGAACATATGGGACAGCCTGTGTAGACTCTTCCATTGTTTCTTTTGAACATTCTTTGGGATCGCAATGCTTTAGTAATATGTGACATGGACACATACTGTCTGTGAAATAGACAAAAGTGCCTGCTTTCTAAACACCCTGCGTGGCTAGATACCATCAGTCAGGGCTTTCTTATTCTTACATAAACTCTggcataattaaataaataaatgatttaaacaattaatttcTGAAGTGAGACTACAGGGACATATGTCATATCGCTGGAGTTTTTTTAATCCTTCATGTATAAATTTAGGCCTTTTCGCCAATGAACGGTCTGTTACGTACTCTACATACAGTCCACCAAGACAGTGGGCACACAAACCCATGTAGTTTTTTTCCACTTGCTGTTTATGGATCATTTAATGGTGCTCCTTTCCACAAGGTATGAGAATTTGCATATTCTTTGCATCATTAAAAATCTTGtgtataaatatttcagtttggtacataaataaaaatgtgccttATCCTTCAAATACTGTCACTACGTTATAGATCTATGACTAATGAAGTTTGTTCAGAACACCTTTCTACTTCCctgtaataaaattaattgttcTCATTTCCTGAATAGTTGCAGTTTTGGAGATACAAGTTTTTATGATCCTGGCaatatgcatgtttatttaaattatgctGGATTTCTATATTAAAGAATAAGAATGTGCCTGGAAAAATTGAAATAACAGTCATATAGTAATGGTGAAATTAGTATGTGTATTTACCCCCTGGGCTATGATAAATTGACACCAGCTTGGCCATCTGAACTGTTATGTTGTACTTCTTCCGAAGTCTATTTTCTATCTGTTTTAAACCTCAGGGAAATAAACCAACCTTGATTCCAGTTTCTTGTGTCTTCCCACTGATTCCCACTGTCATAGTTTAAATACTCTGTGAAATCCTTGAATTTTTGTCTAATACCCACACATATTACTTGtgggtgccagtgtgtgtgttcctttggTGAGGATGCATTCCTTAAAGCTGTTGTGGAGACTGAACCAGACATACTCCACAAGTGACAGGAAGCTTGTCTCTTTTCTGGGTCAGTGTATCAGTGGTGGTGTTTAAAACTAAATTGAGTTATTTATTAAAGTGCCTTGCCTTCAACCTGGCTGTTGCCCCAAATAGATTCTGCTCATGTTATTCTTGCACTCATGTCTCTTAAATTAAAAGTAATTGTcattgaaacatattttaaaacatcttatgtttttcatgtgtttttatattaacCCTTCCAGTATTTATGGGAACGTGAAaatttattccatttattttatttgcaaattatgaaatattatatttggTTCAGGAAAAAATGTCTTGAAATATGTTCGATAGTCCCAATGCTGAAATGAATTCTTAAGAAAAATCTTTTAATTTGTCTACTTTGGATTCAAATGATTGAACTCCATATTTTTGAGCTTCCATTGTAACTTTGACTGCTCCCTAAGTAAATTCGaacttattatatttttttaaatatgtaaatgaaaaatttaatgatcatttattttgcctGCTAAAACATCAT
It contains:
- the usp12b gene encoding ubiquitin carboxyl-terminal hydrolase 12; translated protein: MEILMTVRKIASICTMGANASALEKEIGPEQFPVNEHYFGLVNFGNTCYCNSVLQALYFCRPFREKVLAYKVQPRRKESLLTCLADLFNSIATQKKKVGVIPPKKFISRLRKENELFDNYMQQDAHEFLNYLLNTIADLLQEEKGQERQQNGKLVQNGGGGGGGGGGGGGGGGGGGGGGGGSGGGGGGGGGGSAAEGEEAEKTQQTWVHEIFQGTLTNETRCLNCEAVSSKDEDFLDLSVDVEQNTSITHCLRGFSNTETLCSEYKYYCEQCRSKQEAQKRMRVKKLPMILALHLKRFKYMDQLHRYTKLSYRVVFPLELRLFNTSGDATNPDRMYDLVAVVVHCGSGPNRGHYITIVKSHGFWLLFDDDIVEKIDAQAIEEFYGLTSDISKNSESGYILFYQSRD
- the rasl11a gene encoding ras-like protein family member 11A-like, with translation MRLLVDSPRTMSSGSSNFLLVPIPEYPVLDCVPNKNVKLVVLGASNVGKTALIVRFLTKRFIGDYEANTGALYSRKINLDGEQVSLQIQDTPCVALQDDAEGLYCQEQINRSIYWADGYVLVFSITDHSSYRTIQPLYQHVRRIHPSGNIPIILVGNKSDLLRARQVPAGEGEALATELGGAYFEASARENHEGVHAAFLHLCQEVSRALGGSNGEKRRAGLHLARPKSPNMQELKRRFRQVLSSKVKSSTTL